The following coding sequences are from one Nilaparvata lugens isolate BPH chromosome 6, ASM1435652v1, whole genome shotgun sequence window:
- the LOC111054513 gene encoding protein MCM10 homolog, with protein MDDDGLDFLDEFIDNAFEEAEKYDKVANGETLLTPSSSKSKQLKDFNFLAEETQVAESPITKKPTVNAQLTKKQTSNECKKAVPEKSLIHNGDTDDSEDEDNRNPSEKKYNEFGQFVNNKLKEDENSKSGSLSSLFKNTSWKSKTSTEKVILKTSSSVKPSGDSFVSTIGLNIVNPLVQAGSLFEKMAGRTYVHFVKLKYHTERIARKDSEMVNKDWIVIGVVVAKSAAKESKKGNNFCVWTISDLRMGLKTASLFLFGNAYTQLWKRPVGTVIGVLNPTVMDQSQRDNVEACLSVYSADQVMVIGQSKDFGICKARKNNGDRCTMFVNKSSCEVCIYHVEKEYKKFSNRSDLQSPTSGGLQKLRNKVLGKNEVFYAGQSFSAIKSKQSKKTIEKDKNRLRDLFGGCSGQSKFVSNDVTPAAGSSAGPSIEFTRFKKIKDAELLAKLNDTTGEKKASDYDAKDSDKKTSTNRNSKLRSSPKNKENGINSDKTRPKLFSKESLNNVSRKLSGKFEETIDTNMSAKNVLESRRKIMEAEKEMEEKRKASEKCEFSRESLSEFFANKKLSLDNLSVNRSPGVNRKVSGSKQMLLKKCDVPGKPTLTCSGPVMIDLSIPVTRRDRERAKITALNYVKNKGPIKKVDPNEVRDKTAPPKKRSFPDDKEESAEKETTQSSLPARFIELMNKTSKHTDLLDKADEEKFNNYFEKMNKKEEMEEKMLSTYKLPCKAVRCLNCKYTWFSASDLCKSEGHRLKVVDATKRFFRCNNCSHRTISLDIIPLVSCANCGGSNWIRAAMMSEKKTMVNLNQLSIRGGEQKFMNSVECNGNLNLLVPE; from the exons atggACGATGATGGCTTGGATTTTCTCGATGAATTTATTGACAACGCATTTGAAGAAGCGGAAAAGTATGACAAAGTAGCCAATGGTGAGACGTTGCTCACTCCATCTTCTAGTAAATCTAAGCAGTTGaaagatttcaattttctagCAGAAGAGACACAAGTAGCCGAAAGCCCCATTACAAAGAAACCTACAGTTAACGCGCAGTTGACAAAAAAGCAAACTAGTAATGAATGTAAGAAGGCAGTTCCAGAAAAAAGTCTCATTCACAATGGTGATACAGATGATTCCGAAGATGAAGACAATCGAAATCCGTCCGAAAAAAAGTACAACGAGTTTGGTCAGTTTGTCAATAATAAACTAAAAGAGGATGAAAATAGCAAAAGTGGATCGTTATCAAGTCTTTTCAAGAATACTTCATGGAAAAGTAAGACCTCTACTGAGAAAGTAATTTTGAAAACATCATCATCTGTAAAACCGTCCGGTGATTCATTTGTGTCTACAATAGGCCTCAATATTGT AAATCCATTAGTACAGGCTGGATCGCTTTTCGAGAAGATGGCAGGTCGGACGTATGTGCATTTCGTGAAATTGAAATATCACACCGAACGAATAGCTAGAAAAGACAGCGAGATGGTCAACAAAGACTGGATCGTAATTGGTGTTGTCGTCGCCAAATCGGCTGCTAAGGAATCGAAAAAA GGAAATAACTTTTGTGTTTGGACTATAAGTGATTTGAGGATGGGTTTAAAAACAGCGTCCTTGTTTTTGTTTGGAAATGCTTACACTCAACTTTGGAAACGTCCAGTCGGCACAGTAATCGGGGTTCTAAATCCTACTGTCATGGATCAAAGTCA ACGTGATAATGTGGAGGCCTGTTTGTCGGTGTACTCTGCTGACCAGGTCATGGTGATTGGTCAGTCAAAAGATTTCGGGATATGCAAAGCAAG AAAGAACAATGGTGATCGTTGCACGATGTTTGTGAACAAGAGCAGCTGTGAGGTGTGCATATATCACGTAGAGAAGGAGTACAAGAAGTTCAGCAACCGATCTGATCTGCAATCGCCCACCTCTGGCGGCCTTCAGAAACTACGCAACAAAGTTCTCGGAAAAAACGAG GTGTTCTACGCGGGACAAAGTTTCTCGGCCATTAAAAGCAAACAATCGAAGAAGACAATCGAGAAAGACAAGAACAGATTGCGGGACTTGTTCGGCGGATGCAGCGGCCAGTCCAAGTTTGTTTCGAATGACGTCACGCCTGCTGCTGGATCGAGCGCCGGTCCCAGCATTGAGTTCACCAGATTCAAAAAGATCAAGGATGCCGAGCTGTTGGCCAAGCTCAATGATACTACTGG AGAGAAGAAGGCAAGTGACTACGATGCAAAGGATTCAGATAAGAAAACCTCAACTAAcagaaattccaaattaagatCCTCTCCGAAGAACAAGGAGAATGGTATCAATTCGGACAAAACAAGACCCAAGTTGTTTTCAAAAGAATCACTCAACAACGTATCGAGAAAATTAAGCGGCAAATTCGAAGAGACAATTGACACCAACATGAGTGCGAAAAATGTACTGGAAAGTAGGCGAAAGATTATGGAAGCCGAAAAAGAAATGGAAGAGAAGCGTAAAGCTTCTGAGAAATGTGAGTTCTCTAGAGAATCGTTGAGCGAGTTTTTTGCCAATAAAAAGCTGTCACTGGATAATCTGTCGGTGAATCGGTCCCCAGGTGTGAACAGGAAAGTGAGCGGATCGAAACAGATGCTTCTGAAGAAATGTGATGTGCCAGGAAAGCCCACTCTCACGTGTTCGGGGCCTGTCATGATCGATCTTTCGATTCCGGTTACGAGGAGGGATCGAGAACGAGCCAAG ATAACAGCGTTGAATTACGTAAAAAATAAAGGGCCAATTAAAAAAGTGGATCCAAACGAAGTCAGGGACAAAACTGCTCCACCCAAGAAGCGCTCTTTCCCAGATGACAAAGAAG AGTCGGCAGAAAAAGAAACGACGCAATCGTCCTTACCGGCTCGATTCATTGAGCTGATGAACAAAACTTCAAAGCACACCGACCTTCTGGATAAAGCCGATGAAGAAAAGTTCAATAACTATTTCGAAAAGATGAACAAGAAAgaagagatggaggagaagatgCTGTCCACTTACAAGCTACCCTGCAAAGCTGTCAGATGCCTTAAT TGCAAATACACGTGGTTCTCGGCATCAGACCTGTGCAAGTCGGAAGGACACCGACTGAAGGTGGTGGATGCCACTAAGCGCTTCTTCCGCTGCAACAACTGCAGCCATCGCACCATCTCACTCGACATCATTCCACTCGTCTCCTGTGCCAATTGCGGCGGCTCCAACTGGATCAGGGCTGCTATGATGTCT GAAAAGAAGACAATGGTCAATTTGAACCAGCTGAGTATTCGAGGTGGAGAGCAAAAGTTTATGAATTCGGTTGAGTGTAATGGGAATCTCAACTTGCTTGTTCCTGAATGA